Sequence from the Mugil cephalus isolate CIBA_MC_2020 chromosome 20, CIBA_Mcephalus_1.1, whole genome shotgun sequence genome:
CCCAGTGACCAGATGTCAATGGCCTCTGAAAATGGCAGCCCCAGTATGATTTCTGGAGCTCTGAGtaggaaataaacacatttaattaagtgAGTTACATTTGAAACTTAAGAAAAAGCTGAACAAGTAGAACTCCATCAGTATAAAATATGTAAGCAGCACTGAAGTGATCACTGTTACCTGTATTGAGGTGTCTGGAGAGGCTTTCCTGGTGTTGTATTCCACCTGAACATAGCTAAACCAAAGTCTATTAGTTTGATCTTGAAGGGCTGGCTCACGTGATCCACCATCATGATGTTGTTTAACTTCAGGTCCCCGTGGATTACACCAACACTCTTCAAGGCGTCGAAAGCTACGGCCATCTGCAAGTAACAGAGGTCACGTCAACATTGATACTGATGCTTCTTTTTCAcatgaaaaccaaaacaggGTATTATAATACCATTGAAGAACATAAAAATAGGTGCAAGACAGAGTTAATAGTCAAACCTGTTGAATAACAATCCGGATGTCCTCCAGTCGCATTTTCACTTTGGTTTTGAACATATTCAGATACTCCTCAAGGGTGATGtccaacaactcaaaaatcagGCTCATTGTCTCGCTGTCGGAAAAAGCCCCCTGATATTTGATGATGTTGGAGGAGTCCATCTTGTACTGCATGAGGATCCTCATGATACGAGCCTGAGGAGACATGACGTTGTTTTCAATTTTTGGATCAGTTGTACAATCCGAAGTTTTTAAAATAGACTTTTTTAGGTAGCTGGTGACTGAGCTTGAGACAATGGGGACAAATGTTGTACAGtttcattaaacacaaaacttaGAAGTAAACATTATTTGTCAATTTCTCCAACCATTAATATGTCCTGACTATATGCAATCAAAATGAGCAGTGTCTTACCTCCCACTGTGCATGTCTGATCTGTGTGAAAACCTTTACTGCCGCAGTCTCGTCACTTTTCTTGTTCGTGCACTCAAGCACCGTCCCGAAGCCGCCTTGTCCCAGGATTCGCACAAACTCATAGCCCGTTGGGACCGGGTAGGAGCAGTGTGAGTCGAATTTCAGGGAGCTACTTGATGAAGGACTGGAtggatacatttttattttgtcacacaaagctggaggagaaacgTTGACAAAAGAGATTTTATGAATCTACATGACTTTAACACATTTGATGAACTATCTACAACAGTACATATTTTGTTTAGGAAAATGCACCACTAATGCACTACACCACTGAAATGATTAATATGTAGTACTAAAGACAAGAAAAATTAGATTATAATAGTTTTTTGTGAGCTTCTCTGCTTGGACATTGGAGGCTTTCTCAAGCTCCAAAATGTTTGCTGAGTAACACAGAAGAGTAGAGCTACTTACTTGTCTAAAAGTTATGTTGTTTCAGATCGCGTTGAAGTGATTTGAAGATAGATGTCGTTAATTCGTCGCTCTTCTCGTCGCTCGTTAACTCTTCTGTAGATGAATGTCTTGATTCTGATACTGATTTTTGTCTAGTTGTGCTGATAAACGGAAACAGAACGGCATGTGTTCTAGAACacctctgtgatgtcactgtgatgtcattaCTGCACCTGGCCCATGTCACAGAATTCCGAAGGAAGCAGAGAGTCGGTTCAGCGTACACAAACACTGGTGTGGTCATTGTACATTAGCAGTATATTAATATCTGACTACACATTAAAGTGGAACTTAATATTCTACCACTGATAATAACATCACCAGTCCTGAACTCTGCCATGAAGCAGCTTTACTGCAGATTCACAGTGCTGttcccttcctgatttcttattttttgcatgtttgtcacacctaaatgtttctgatCATCAAACTATTTCAAATATAAGACAAacataacacaaataaacacaaaatgcagtttttaaataaaggtttttattagTAAGgagaaaaaatccaaacctacatggccttGTCTGAAAAAGCGTCTGcccctcctgttaaaacataacttaactgtggtttatcacacctgagttcagtttctctagccacacccaggcctgattactgccacaacTCTTCTCCATCAACAcatcacttaaataggacctgtctgacaaagtgaagtagaccaaaagatcctcaaaagctggATATCAATAGATCCAAAGAGATTCAGGAGcaagtgagaaagaaaataactgagatctatcagtctggaaaagggtATAAAACCATTTCTAAAGTTCAggctccagtgaaccacagtgagattCATTATCCATTAAACAGTAATCGCAATATTGAGGGAACAAATCGCAATtagattatttttcaaaatcatTCAGCCCTATTTTTGACTAatatttgtttgatgatctgaaacatttaggtgtgacaaacatgcaaaaaaataagaaattaggAAGGgtgcaaacattttttcacaccactgtactAAGGTGGGTTATTCCAAACAACCTCTCTTGGGATTCGGGATGCACCAATTGTGAAACTCTGTGCTGACACCgatgtttaaaaaaactatttatatttttacacattacacaatatttacacattACTGAACTGTTGTTAAGTCGCTCATCTCTTCATCCTATCATCCCATTACGAATTGAATCAGAGTTATCTTTAACCTCGTATATTTTTCgtacagaataaaacattacagttctttgttttactttggtgCTGTCTGCAGGCagttttttcctgcaggtgcCAACTAGTGTcttggtggtgtttttacaaAGTGAGCCAGTGTTTATCATAAGAGAGGTGTCTCTGATTCTATCGATAAGCATTATAGAATGTTTTGGTTAAAAGGGGGCATGAAACAACGGGACAGACACCaacatattaaaatatgtcagaggacgaggcagaaagGGTGATTTTTCTATCAGGGTCTTTGTCAAATCTTAACAAATATGAGACACCAAAAGGAGTGGCTTAGAAAGCCTTCTGTGAGTAGTctgtaactttcaggatttatctgaatctgataaaaggctccacccaccggccaatcagctgttcgggaaAGAATCATGCgtcctttcattgaagacccgattgagattggagcccaaatcacGGGAAGAGTGTTACCGTGTGAACGCATCTTTCAGGagatgaacacacaaaaaaaagagtatatttttgccatttgtccctgctaagctcaaacacagctcagaatcaggatcatttcattcagggcAAGAACTTGATGTattttatatgatgtaatagtggcatcagcttccatctttattgtagcccatgtaacattatagaattaagaaatccaactcctcagaggaaattatgtttttgtgcttggatTTTAATTGCTCGcatgttctttttactccagaggggttacatctgggggaatgacatAAATTGTCATACTCACGATTCATCTATGCAGTGCAGTGATTGGGTTTCGTGGCTTCATTAAATCTAAACTAATTGAGCCACTGATGTGTAATTTGcgcatttatgcaatctgcGATCCTTTACCATGCCTTATGGCGTCTCTTCAATGCAGCCGCGATGTTTGACTTTTCGGGATTTTCaagtgagatttactttttcttcttcatatttcaaAACTCACACCACAATCTATGTGAAGACAATCCAatcaaaatatttacaagaaataGGAACAGAATAGCTGCACATCAATCTATAAAAGGCATCATTAGCAAAGCTAAGCTGTATCTAGGTTTAGTGGTCTCTGTCACTACAACTGACACTATTTATCTAGAGCAAAAAGTTatagaaaacatttcaaatcataATCAACATTGAGACCATTGTGTACCAGAGTGTTCTAATAGTGTATGTAACAATGTTCCCTCCTAGATAAGAGATTTTCTAAATTACCATCTCTTCTAGGGAGGGAACCTTCTCAGTACCTTTGTATTTCAATGAAGCAATAGGATGATTAGCTTCCACAAAATGAGCAGCCACAGGATAATTAAGATTTTTGCATCTGATCTGATGGTACTCTGATGCTCCGTGATGCAGGTTTTTAATTCCCTGTTTGTTTTGCCTGCAACAAGGACAGGTAATCAGACAAATCACAGATTTTGTTTGGCAAGTGATGACCCCTCTAATGGGGATAGATTAACCAGAATGTGGATGTGTAGAAGTACTACAGCGGTAAGTATAACTGCACTGAGCACAAGACCCACAGCATCTGTTACCATCTGGGGTAGGTGTAAGTAATGTTTGGCTAGACTCTGAAGTGGGGGGCAAATCTAATCTTACTAGACGGTCTCTTAGATTGGCACCACTTTTAAAGACCCTAATTTGATTAAATTTAGCCAATTTGGCCATATGTCCCAgtagttttgtttcttctgctgtCAAACCTTGTGCTAAGCACGTTTTGAACAGGACCAACAAGTCCCCATTTCTCTCTTaagtgtttagtttagttttgcaTCTGAATTTTAAGGTGTGAATGGATTTTCCAACAATTGAAAGTTCTATTTTGTTCCTGTATCCTGTGGAGACAAGCACTGTAAAGCTACATCCTTAGCATGACTGTGATTCTCAACAGTCACTTCCATGGATGAGAAAAACCTCTTAACATTACACTGACTCAATCCAGCTGCTTTGAGTTGTGCAACAGCAGTAGCACTAATGCCTAAAGTGCTGCTACTGGACTTTGTCAACAGGGtaaatgttgtggctgtctCCTCTACATTAGCTATCACCAGCTCTCATCATTAGCATCACCAAGATCTGCTCTGCTTAAACTGACGTCATTATTAACTTGTTGGTCAATACTGTCGGTGTGTttggtgtttaaatgtttcctaAAACCTGAAAAAGTTCCAAGCACACAGCCACATGCAGTCTGTGCACATTTAAGGTGAAGATATTTTCCATCCAAGCAACCATGAACTACTCGTAAATGCCTAACAAGTGTATTTGCGCAATTTAActctgacaaacaaaacatgtcaaacagaTCAGTTCGAGTACTAATGAAGCAACCTAGCCTGAACTTCTGCGACATGGGGACTCTCCTTCACTTTGCCAACATCTATGTTGTACACTGTGGTCTGAATGAACGAGAAGAGGGGAATCAGGTCTAACAGCAGCATAATCGATGAGAGGCCACTCTCCCaacctgaaacaacacaaatttgATGTCAAGTGAACCATCAGCAAAATTCAGCGATTCAACACATTCAATAGCAAGTCATACTTATCAATGTCGTCATCCACTTCAGTGACATCCTCAAGAGTATCAGATGCCAGGAGAAGATCTTCAAGCTCACTGGTGGATGGAAGCTTTCTGCATTATTGGATGATCTTTTTCTTGAACATGGTTGTCCATTTCTCCAGAAACTCGCCAGAGACATCTTTCCCAAACATACGAACAAAATCCTGTTCCATCTAGGGTGAGGATAAACAATGACTTCAAGATTTCACAGCCAGATGAACTGTGTCAAGAGAGCTGCTCCAGATCCACTTGGGAGCCTCCAGGGAAAAGTCCATGTGAGCCCCATCCCCCGGCCCTCCTGCTCTGCAGAGGTGAGTAACGTTGGTTTTCACCATCTTTTCGTTTTTCTGTTGGGCAGGACTGTTCTATCGCGGCTACATGATCCCTACACATGTGGCCAAC
This genomic interval carries:
- the LOC124997886 gene encoding homeodomain-interacting protein kinase 1-like; amino-acid sequence: MYPSSPSSSSSLKFDSHCSYPVPTGYEFVRILGQGGFGTVLECTNKKSDETAAVKVFTQIRHAQWEARIMRILMQYKMDSSNIIKYQGAFSDSETMSLIFELLDITLEEYLNMFKTKVKMRLEDIRIVIQQMAVAFDALKSVGVIHGDLKLNNIMMVDHVSQPFKIKLIDFGLAMFRWNTTPGKPLQTPQYRAPEIILGLPFSEAIDIWSLGCVMAYLMLGVRLFPSKTEYTALRFMTDLLGPPPQHLLRFGSKTGLFYKKVDGQWQMKTNEEYCQEWGKEESSLNNRSYTFCSLDETKAMRLETDNPTEAEERRECVELLKAMLQWDEKDRITPSGILKHPFITKSYLNNTSDLSGPSSSEPEGTTSHNHMDVGTQTEDNISEALPPGVILVQPADPENRIHFEDEPKEDPGLR